From Aquarana catesbeiana isolate 2022-GZ linkage group LG05, ASM4218655v1, whole genome shotgun sequence:
aatTCTGCAATAAATATTTGGTTCTACAGACATTCATAAGTGATATTTTTGATTGCTCCCTACTAAACAGGAAAATAAATAAAGCTTCTGATATTTCGGGagggaaactaaaaaaaaaaatgaaaaggaacctGCGGGGTATAATGATATAATCATTTATTCTACCAAAATATTTATATGAACAACGatgcaatacaaaaataaaaagaaagtgaaGATACATTTACATATGTAGTCACTTTCTTAGAGGCCTCAGTTATTGCTTTCCAATGATCTAGGACTAGGTCAACAGAATTTAAAATGCAAAGGTCATTAAATGCTGCAATGGCTCTTTGACTCGATTAGAGGgcaaaaattaagaataaaaataaagtagaaaccaatttttgaacagaaaaaaaacataaaataagctttttttttttaatcagtagcTCAAATGCTGCAAGTCAATGGTGGTAAAAGTATCTGTGAAAAAATCAAAACTGTCTGTTGAGATATCTACGGGACTGTCTAGAGATCCTGGCAGACTGGGGGACACCGTGTCTGAGAGCTGAAGGCAGGAATCTGAGGAGAAGACGTTAAAGTCTGATAGGGAAGCCACATCTAGGCCCTCAGGACTGTCGTTGTGGAGGCCAGCTGTGGAGTCCTGGCTCATTGTTGACGATAAACAGTTCTGAACAGTGGGTGACTGGTGCTGAAAATGTCTTAGATTTTTGTCATTGCTGGATAAAGGCGAGACTGGGAAAGTCTGAGATTCCCCATGGTGGGagttgggagcctgctgctgggacAGGGCGTTCTGCTGGAACGTGTAGCTGTCCCTCTCCAGCAAAGCCCCAGAGACATTGGTGAGAGCCTGCTCAAACAGAGACTTCTCCTTGTCGCCGTCCACTGGGTCAGAATCCTCCAAACTTTGACATTTACCTTCCCCATTCTGGTTCTCCTTACACTGAGTCTGGCGTTTGTGCTTCATCCTCCTATTCTGAAACCAGACCTTGACTTGCCTTTCGGTTAGATCCAGCAAGGCTGCAATCTCCACCCTTCGAGGTCTGCACAGATACTTGTTGAAATGAAATTCTTTCTCCAGCTCCAGAAGCTGGGTGTTGGTATAAGCTGTCCTTAACCTCCTGGACCCTCCACCACCGTTATCCTGAATTTCAATGATTTCTGTAAAAgccaacaacaaaaaaacatacttgatcactttttttaaaaaaaatacaaaaaaaaatgcacaatccACTGCAACAAAATGGCCGACCAGTGCTGCAAACTCCATTGTGCAATAGTTTAATCTTCAATACAAAGTaaatagattattatttttttaataatggcCATAAGCACAGGGCTGAGGTTGACTTAGCTATCAGTCCCAACTAATTAGAAATAAGTTAGGAGGTAATCAAGGCAGTCAACAAAAGTTAGAAAAGACCCCAAAAAGTTGGGCTAAAGACTAAAAAAAATCCGCAGAACTAGCCCTGGTAGGGAAGGGACTGTGCATGGGGATCACTGACCTATGGAAGGTACCATGGGGATCACTGACCTTTCTGGCTGAGGCAGGCTGCAGTGGCCGGGGCAGTGGTCACAGGAGGCACTGGGGGCTTCTTGGTCGCCTTCTTCTCTTTCATCCAGGGGTACTCCGGAGCAAGGGAGCCCGCCGGTACTGGGCTGCCGTGGTTGCCATTTGGGCTCTGTTTGGGTCGGCTGTGGCGAGGGTGGCTGCTTGGATTCAAGCTGGGGATGGTCTGTTCGAAAGGAGGAGGAATAAGTGTCGAGTGTGAAAGCGCAGAGCTCTTGATTGATGAACTTTGAAATGTATCACCGACAGGGGGAAAGGATGTCAGGCACTCAGCAAGCGACGGCTGACTATTGATAAAACCAATCTCTCGCTCAAATTCGTAATTCATGGCCCTCTCCTCCAAGCCTCTTAAAAAAAGTTCGCCCCTACCTTTACGTTTAAA
This genomic window contains:
- the HOXA2 gene encoding homeobox protein Hox-A2 — encoded protein: MIFFFSSSFTGAFKRKGRGELFLRGLEERAMNYEFEREIGFINSQPSLAECLTSFPPVGDTFQSSSIKSSALSHSTLIPPPFEQTIPSLNPSSHPRHSRPKQSPNGNHGSPVPAGSLAPEYPWMKEKKATKKPPVPPVTTAPATAACLSQKEIIEIQDNGGGGSRRLRTAYTNTQLLELEKEFHFNKYLCRPRRVEIAALLDLTERQVKVWFQNRRMKHKRQTQCKENQNGEGKCQSLEDSDPVDGDKEKSLFEQALTNVSGALLERDSYTFQQNALSQQQAPNSHHGESQTFPVSPLSSNDKNLRHFQHQSPTVQNCLSSTMSQDSTAGLHNDSPEGLDVASLSDFNVFSSDSCLQLSDTVSPSLPGSLDSPVDISTDSFDFFTDTFTTIDLQHLSY